The Corallococcus macrosporus genome segment GCATGAACCCGGAGAGCGAGGCCCCGGATGCATGGGGGCGGGCATGGCCATCGTCGTCGGAACCGATTTCTCGGAGCATGCCCAGGAAGGGGTCCGTGTCGCGGCCGCCCTCGCGAGGAAGACGGGCGAGCCGTTGTCGCTCGTGCACGTCGCGGAGCCCGGGATGCTCCGGCGTGACTGGCCGGCCGAGCGCGGCGGCGCCATCACCGACCTCGAACAGCGGCTGGAAGCCGAGGCCGCCGCGTTGCGCGGCGAGGGCCTGACCGTGGAGCCGCGGGTGCTCATGGGCATGCCGGACGAGGTGCTCGTCGCGCACGCGGACCAGCTCCAGGCGCGGATGATGGTCACGGCGGCGCTGGGCTGGCGCTCGGAGAAGCGCTGGCGGCTGGGCAGTGTTCCGGCGCGCGTCGCGCAGGCCGCGCACTGTCCGTTCCTCATGGTCCGCCTGGCCGCGCCCTTCCTCGAGTGGTGCCAGGGCCAGCGCCCCCTGCGGGTCACCGTGGGGGATGACTTCTCCCGGAGCGCGGAGGTCGCGCTGCGCTGGCTTCCGGAGCTGCGCCGGGTGGGGCCCGTCGAACTGACGGTCGCGCACGTCTACAACCCCGCCACGGAGTACGGCCGGCTCGGGCTGTACCGCGCGGACGAGGGGCCGGCGGGCATCGAGTCCGTCCTGACGCGCGACCTGCGCGAGCGCCTCGAGCGCATCGGCGAGCCCCGGGCGGAGCTCCGGCTGGACCTGGGCTATGGGAGCGTCGTGGAGCCGCTCGGCACGCTCGCGCAGGAGGCGAAGGCGGACCTGCTGCTCCTGGGAACCCACCAGCGCCGGGGGCTGCGGCGGCTGCGGCGGGGCTCGGTCTCGCTGCCCTCGCTCCAGGCCGCGCCGGTGGCGGCGGTCGCGTGCGTGCCGGTCGCGGGACCTCGGGAGGCCCCGGTGTCCATGGACATCCCGTCCATCCGGCGCGTGCTCGTCTCCACGGACTTCTCGCCGCTGGCGAACCTGGCCATCCCCCATGCCCTGTCGCTTTTGCCCCGGGGCGGGGAGCTCATCCTGACGCACGTCATCGAGTCCCCCCTCCCCGTCGTCTACGCGGACTTCTGGCCCGCGGTGACACTGGGCGACATGGGGGACGAGGAGGAGGTGCGCCGCGAGCTCCAGGCCCTGATTCCCGGCGACGCGGAGCGCCGGGGCATCACCGTCCGGGTGGAGCTGCTGTCGGGCGTCCACGCCGCGCAGACGCTCTGCCAGGCGGCGGAGCGGTTTGGCGCGGACATCTTCTGCCTGGGCTCGCACGGCCGGACGGGCGTGCGCCGCGCGGTGCTCGGGTCCGTGGCCCAGGAGGTGGTGGCCCGCAGCCGCCGGCCGGTGCTGGTGGTCAAACACCTCGCGCTGCCGTGACGGTGCCCCCATGCTCAAGCCCTTCGAGGTCCACGTGCAGGCCCGCTCGCTGGAGTGCTTCCGGCCGGCGCTCACGGGGGCGGAGTGGGAGGGGCTCCAGGCCAGCGCGGAGCGCTCCCGGGACCGCCTGGCGGGCCGCACCCTCTGGAACGTGAACTCCACGGCCCGGGGCGGCGGCGTGGCGGAGATGCTGCCCCGGATGCTCGCCTATGGGCGCGGCGCGGGCGTGGACACGCGCTGGATGGTGCTGGAGGGCACGCCCGCCTTCTTCCGCGTCACCAAGCGGCTGCACCACGCGCTGCATGGCTCGCGCGGGGACGGCTCACCGCTGGGGCCCGCCGAGCGGGCCTGCTACGACGAGGTGCTCCGCGACAACGCGGAGGAGTTGCTCGTGCTGGTGCGGCCGGGGGACGTGGTGC includes the following:
- a CDS encoding universal stress protein; translated protein: MAIVVGTDFSEHAQEGVRVAAALARKTGEPLSLVHVAEPGMLRRDWPAERGGAITDLEQRLEAEAAALRGEGLTVEPRVLMGMPDEVLVAHADQLQARMMVTAALGWRSEKRWRLGSVPARVAQAAHCPFLMVRLAAPFLEWCQGQRPLRVTVGDDFSRSAEVALRWLPELRRVGPVELTVAHVYNPATEYGRLGLYRADEGPAGIESVLTRDLRERLERIGEPRAELRLDLGYGSVVEPLGTLAQEAKADLLLLGTHQRRGLRRLRRGSVSLPSLQAAPVAAVACVPVAGPREAPVSMDIPSIRRVLVSTDFSPLANLAIPHALSLLPRGGELILTHVIESPLPVVYADFWPAVTLGDMGDEEEVRRELQALIPGDAERRGITVRVELLSGVHAAQTLCQAAERFGADIFCLGSHGRTGVRRAVLGSVAQEVVARSRRPVLVVKHLALP